The DNA region TCTGATGCTGCATCAGTCAGCAGACCGTTACGGGGGCAGAACAATATGACATATCTTACTGCCAAAGTCTAGTACTGTATAGCATCATATTTTAGCTATAGACTTAGCAAATGTGTAGGGATGTTTTTGAATAAATGTAAACTGAGGTCAATGATTTACTAAAAGTAGAAAATTTACCTGTAGTTTTGGGTGGATCATGGCTGTCAAGTCTCCATTGTCATCTCTTGGGAAGTCAATTTTTTCAAGTATTCTGTGAGCTTCAAGCGAGCATGCTGGGAACTCTTCacctatatacaaatgtaatacttGGATTAATTCAAGGCAATTGCTACTGCAGGAATTCAAAATTaggcatttttgtaaactttgggttctggaatGTCATGATTTTTTAATCATATACATTATTTGTGGTTGCTGTGAAACACCAAGTTGAACTTGTTGCTCTTCATTGTTCAGTGTAAGTTCTTGtcgtagacatgcattgtttcACAGGAGTCAGCAGACATGTATATAATAGCAGAACATgttattcatgactcctaagtgcttattttGACAACTGcattggaaatgattttctatcTCAAGTTTGAAAACTGTTTGGCTAGTACTTGTACATACCCTGATTATACTTCTCAATAAAATCCAACACATGATGAGTTATCTTCTCCATTCTCTGATACACCTCAGCTACCAAAGTACCATGAGCCTGGGGTCCTATTTCAATACCTTGATTTCAATCAGAGtgaaaatatatcattacatatcTATGTTGTGTTTTGGTAAATTCAGTTCACCTGACAAAACCTTAGATATGTTTCAGGAAATATGTGCCCCAGAGATCAATTTGTACAGGAGAATACCTCTTGGGGACCAACTCATATATACTACTCATGGTGTGACAATAAATCTATTGCATAGTAAATACCCtatatcaaatataaacacaattttATTGGAAACTGAAGGTGATCCTCCAAAAATGTGTCTCTCCTGAAAATCAAATTAATGTTCATCAAATATCCCTAATCTTTGTAATATGAAAGCTTGCTCTTTCCTTGTCCTTTTGAAATACTAGCAATAATTCTAAAAGATTTTGaaggttcaccatcttgttttcatggAAATCAGCAATATATCATTTGTCCCATAGAGTAAACatagtatttggtggccatattggatttggcggccatattggattctaaaatggcttaattttgatatcttttcacctttatttcaaaagtttgtaaAGTGACccattttttcttgattttacttTAGAACGGGTTTCAGTTTTCTTGAACGAAGTATCagcaaatgttttaaaattgtttttcagGAGATACTGACCATATTTGgattacacaaatacatgtatatagtcggtctcagattcagaatcacaTGGGAGGACTCGTCTCACATTGAGTCTCGGATTCAGTCTCATATACAGAAAATCATGATGACACCCAacacaagtcttcatagaagtcATAGTCCCCAAATGGTGTGTtgcaaagttattgtgcaacACATTGCACAATTTATTGATCAATTTGCTACTTGACCATGAATATGGGgatcaaaggtcaaggtataaaaaAGAAAGCTGAGCTTTGGGGTATAGACACTCAAATGGAGTCTTTGCGTGTTCAACTTGTTCAACGAGATGAAAGTGAATTCACATAcagatgtacagacagacatacagacttGAACCCAATACATAAGCCCCCTCCAGGTTGTGCCCGTTTGGGGCTAAAAATCAGTCaaacaaaataagaaataataccTTGAGGCTAAGGGAAATGGTCCCACTTCCCACCCATCATAAAATGTTACTTCTACAGATTTCAAAATAAGATCAAAATCTTTCAAAACAGTCACATCACAGATACATCATTGGAATTGGTACATATATAAGCTGAACATTGGCTTAATACAAATGCCTAGGTGGTAAGCATTTAACTCTGTTTTCAAGTAATTTTTCCCAGCTGACACATCCCCTCTCCCATTAAATGGGTGTGAAGGGGGAACATTTCCTGTAGCCTCAACCTTATCATTTCTTGCTTGACTGCTTTTGTTTGGTGTCATCGTGATTTCCTGTATAGGAGACTACATCTGAGGCTCAGCATGAGACTAGCCTCATAGTCatccaatgtgaatctgattctgaatctgagaccagATTTATTAGACATTGTACAGACCAGCTCAGAGGAAAGTCACTTACAGATTCCATATTTTGCAAGGTTGGCCGTTCCTACCAATTTAAAACCCTCTTTAGGTTTGTCATGTTTAACAAACAGAGGGCATTCGAAGAATTGCTGTAGGTAGTGGACAGCATGGACTATGAGGGAGTCATCCAAACGTTCTAGTAAGAGGCAATTTCCCATGTTTGATGTGGTATTATGTAAATCGATCATAACATCAGTACCAGCATCTGTTCCCTTTGGTCCAAAGATTGTGCTCAATTTTCTAgccgttattatttcatatgaaaTGTCTGACCCAGATACATTTTCCAGCTGGGGACTGTTTGGCAAATATTgcagtgaaataaaaagaaaagagaCACAAATCAGAAAGAACGACATATGGAAAGGAAAAATGAGGTGCAGTTCATGCTCAACTGTGTCTATGGCGTGCAGTTCATGCTCAGCTCTGTCTATGGTATGCAGTTCATGCTCAACTGTGTCTATGGCATGCAGTTCATGCTCAGCTGTGTCTAAGGGGTACAGTTCATGCTCAGCTGTGTCTATGGCATGCAGTTCATGCTCAGCTGTGTCTAAGGGGTACAGTTCATGCTCAGCTGTGTCTAAGGGGTACAGTTCATGCTCAGCTGTGTCTAAGGGCTACAGTTCATGCCCAACTGCATCTATGGTGTGCACAGTTCATGTTCAACTGTGTCTATGCGTGCAGTTCATGCTCAGCTGTGTCTATGGTGTGCGCAGTTCATGCTCAACTGTGTCTATGGCATGCATTTCACACTCAACTGTGTCTAAGGGGTACAGTTCATACTCTGCTGTGTCTATGGGGTACAGGTCAAATAACTGGGGCATGTGCAGTTAAACTTTCAAATCTGCAATGAAAGGTTATCATTCTTCAAATTTAGTTCTTTATatagttattttatcacaagctcagtcatttttttcattaatttgtttGCATTTACGTACATTAATGAATTGTTCAGTGTCATCACACTACATATGCAGTATTAACAATCCAATCATATGCAATGTAAACATTGACATTACATAAGAAATGTTCCTGATAAATTATTCAGTTTTACGTCAATGTTCTACCCCTCAGTCATTCTTTATGCATCATATGTGCAAAATTTCACCCAGGGTGTGTAACTACCCGCCACCTTGCTCATCTCCATAAACGTCAAAAAGTGAAATCCTTATATTTGATATTGAATGAAAATAGTACCCCGACAACACTGGAGTATGAATACACTGTGAATTCACGGTACTAATGAACTTATCACTTCAGTATAACTTATCACTTCAAATCAGTGTAGGAATATAATGTGAGTGAAATCATAGTTCCAATGACTGAGCTTGTCACTGCAATGAAATCAAGCAAACTGCTGATAAATAGACACATGCATGTTTAGCTGCATTGCATTTATCTCAGACTTCGTAACTGAACACAATCTTTGAACCAGGAAACATCCCTCAGAAGGCAACCCTCGTTATTTAGCTTCATTAGAATGGATTGAACAAATACATGACTTAATCAATCCCTTCTAATTAATATTcaatgaaaacagaaaataaagtttaatatacCGACTTTGTATGATGCTGGTGAGAAGTGAAACTTTGGGATTCAAGGCCATGAGTAGATATTgttatttgtaactatgaaccaaTAGTTCATTCTTGCATGTAGACTATGTAATGTCAAATACAGTTGATGATGTCTCCAATGATAAGTACAGCACTGAAATTTGCtgactttgttttgtttgtttgtttgtcaaataCATTTGACGATGTCTCCAATGAGTACTACAGCACTAAAACTAACTTGCTGTGTGGTTACTTACCAAGCCCATGAGTTGCCACAGTGCGACTTGTATGATAGGCATTGCCTGTGATAAACACATAGTTCAGTGACTGctttaaattttgaattatgTAGTTGACTAAATTTACAATCACTGGATCTTCAGTGTTATGTATCATAAGGGAATTTTGCATGTTAGATGTAGTGTTGTGCAAGTCCACAAGAAAGTCATATGATTCTGGTGAATGTTTTGGTCCAAAGATTCGGTTCAATTCTTTGCCTCGATTAAGTTCATATTGGCTACTATTGCCATCACAcctggataaaaaaaaaaaaaacagataaaaaaatatgtcaatttcACACCATCATTTTGTGATCGATTTCGTGATTGGGATTCGGTGCTGGTTTTGGTCTAACTCTAACCTGTAACAATCACAATGACAGGTTCAATATGGTCTCACGCTTACAGTCATGAATTTGTGACTGTAGAAGCCTCCATATCTAATATATTCCATGATGGCATCTGAATGTTCCGTAAAGTGCTCCTGCACAAGAAATTGCAAAAGTGACGACCTTTGAAATGGTCATGTCTTAGCTGTACTCACAACATAGTGTATAGCATGTGGCACTTGCGTGAAAAACAACTTGAGTTTAACTCAATATGTATAATTGCATGTGTGGAAAGTATAACCttattgtaaattttacagtGTGATGTATGCATGCATCTCACAGAAATTTACTGCCaggaaaaaaatcatgaattatgAGACAACGACCTCAGTACTAATTAAGAACACAAAGTGGTCAATCATATATCAAACCATGAACTTATACAAAATTtctcatttctttattttttgattAAGGATCATAAAAGCTTTAGTCTGTTCATTCACACCTTCTTAAACTTAAagaggcacaagctgagtttttttgtgtgttttttacaTATTTGGGTGTAGTTTTGCTGCTTTTTTACAAGGcactcatagtattctacttactgaagcatatttAACTATCACATataactgactgaactcaaacctggtattaagacaTAACTTATTATGATCTCATGACGTAATTaatatcatacgtatcaaaaatgttcatgaaatccatactatgcaatcaactgtcctaaccatgccagaagacaattgttaTGCTATAGAATACATGCatcaacatttacaatgtaacataaaGCATAGATGCTCTCTTGAATGTGTATGGTTAAAATGAATTCCATACTGTATTCTATACTGTATAACAGTGTATACAGAAAAAAACAGTTGACCTAATTCAGAGATAGTTGACAAAGGTTCAACTTCAATCAAGAGCAATCTTCTTGCACTTGTATAAGAATAGCttgacacacatacagacacatgaatcaatctgtattgattgattgattcaagtGTCTGTGGCCATggcctgaaagatccaggcatTGTTTCCACTTACATACAGTATTGTAATGTGCTCAACGTGCTAGTGGTTACAGTACACCCctaccccatcccatcccacccCATAAGCAGCGGTCTAACGACTAGATCTTTCAGattagtagtagtaatagtatattATGTAACACAACCAAGGACACTAGAAAAGGCAATTTTTTTCAAAGCTACCTTCCGGTTCCCCCACAGGTGCTAGGTGACACTGTGACTGGGCTTTTTCAAGCGGTTATATTCTAGGTCAAGGTACGATATCAGACTATTTGATTAATAGAGCGAAGAATGTTGCGCCGTGAGTGCATCAGTTTAGAGTATAATCATGAATGTAAGCAATGGTGATTTGGCTGGCGGGAGTTTTTACCCACATCAGAGCCACATCTCACACacagctccccccccccccacacacatatacacacgaATATTCATAAGCAGTACATAACTGAGCACAAAGAGATGTTACTTGTCTGACCTGAGATTGTCATCTGTAAAGACTCTGTTAAGATCTGTGTCAATGTACCGCACACATTTTTCAACTGCCTTCGGGTTACTGATACACACAGTTGTCTCGAATGTATTCCTTGTAACCGGTGTCTTATCTTTCAGCCACTGCTTCACAAGATACACACCGGATAGTTCGTTTCCATGGGTACCACCAAGGATACCAACACGTCTAATCGGCTTCAAAGACGTCATTTTGTAGCTGTGGTGCAATTTTCTAATTGGGAGTACCCTTACAACGTGGCCCACTCGGCAAACTGCTGGTGTTAGATAACATACAATTGAAGGCATCAGCCAATTGGTAGTTCCACAGAATATTTCTAAGATTTAACATATATACTTGAGTAACAGCAGCACTGCTtggaattatgtaaatattgccTGATGCACCTATTAAACCGTGAAATCTGCCTTGACCTAAAGTGAACGTCCTCGACTCACGCGCACGAAGCTCGAAGAAGGTGACATGAGTTCAATAAACGACGCCCTCTACGCTCACCTTCTAGGAAGATGACTTTCGGTGGCAGTTTCACGTCCTTTTgatgtaataataattttaaaaaatggaatCAACACCTgtacagtattcggtggccatatagGGTTCTAAAATGGCTAAATTTTCAAATCTactaagggagccgtcattatttacgaccgggggggggggaattgccTTATAACCCCCTAATAACCCCCTGCCTGGCTTACATTTTTATctatccccccccccttgaCACACAATTttcgtaaccccccccccccacacatacacacacacacacacacacaccaccaccaccaccaccaccaccaccacgactaCTACCACCATTTATTAATGGCTTTCTACAAATGAATGTTACACAAATTGAGGTTGAATTTTCCAtggagacacacacacatacacatacacatacacacatatacacatacacatacacacacacacacacacacacacatacatacatacatacatacatacatacatacatacatacatacatacatacatacatacatacatatacatacatacatacatacatacatacatacatacatacatacatacatacatacatacatacatacatgcatatatatacaaacaagcaaacaaaactttttatttgaaattgaatttccttATAACATGATGGGTGTAGCTTATTTCAAAGGGAAGAGGAAACAATGAGTGcagcttattcccaaagtagcTTGAAAAATTGTAATTAGGCAGTATAAGTTGTAtcaaagtttgagggagccagTTGGGAGTAATCGCGTATATATAGGTGAGTTCTATACTTCAGTGTTAGCAAAATTtttgagtacccccccccccttcactccccagtttttgagtgaaccccccccccccatattccTCTGACCCCCTCCCCGGttataaataatgacggctccctaaaaTCTAATCTGTAAAGACGTCTATTTCACAAATTCGTATCGTGACCCCAGATTCTTGTGAtttattttaactgagaatagatTGGAGTTTTCTTGACCAAAGTGACAGTAAAAGTTTAACTGTATATTGCCAAGACACATTCTACATTACTGCAGTAGACTGCACCTCGGAGATGAACTTTACTCAAACTCAAATTTAAGATCCTGGTCCTTATAGAAAGAAATTTAGGGTCCAACGTCTTACTTCAAGGAAATCAGCACTCTATTAGTTGTCATTAGTCTACAACTTAGAGTaatcggtggccatattggattcggtggccatattggattctgaaatgacacaattttgtaatatgttgacctctatttcaaaaaaaaaaatgtccgGTGACCCCTGACTTTTTGTCTTGATGTTTACTGGGAATTGGTTTCAGTTTTCTTGGACAAATTTAACAGCAAAAAGTATAAAGAGTTCATTTCTGAGGCGAATAAGAAAGACCGTGTAATGTACCGAGGGGCCCTGGTCATATGTGTTGTGTAATGTACCGAGTGGCCCTGGACACTGTATCGTGTAATGTACCGAGGACTATATATCATCTAATGTAATGTAGTTCggttgattttgaaattatcattgttttatctgacatttgtaGGTCAGTCCAGGTGATAGCAACATTAAATGTTCTCACAAATTGTGATATCCACATATCGTCTGaatcttttatcttttatttgccaatagaatagaattgaatagaatagaatagaattgaatttatttccaCCAGAAACATACgataaataacaatacaaacaagAAAATATCATCAATAAGAAAATGTTCTGCTGAggaggaccatggaaatagtaaCATGTTGATATAGTAATATAGTAATATGTTGATAACTACTTGGGCCTCATGTATAGATAGctgttttttaaaatacaaaaatactcATTTGAATATGTTCGATGTCTCAAAACTGTTATTATTCCCATGCCCATAcatataacatttcaaacaacattatattatatcaaaacaaGCACCACGACGTGTCAAGATAAATATAAGATCAAAAAACATCTTCCAAATGTCTGTGCAAGTTGTTGACAACATATACGCATCCATGTGTCTTGACGTCGAAAACTATAACGATTACGCTAGTGGTTAAAAGTTGAAACTTCAACTTGAAATATTTAGTCATTCTCACAACTTAGAACATGCATATTTGTCACGCTGATGCAACTTCTGAATTTGAGTTTAATTACCGTAAAGCGGGTTGTAGTTTAAGACAATGTTTGGATTATCAATGtgttgtgtgattttttttctaaattttctGTGACATCAGGTTATCTAAGGCCATGAACATTTTTTGTCGGCACCtgtatgtaaaaaaatcaaatcaagaaATAGTATCCCGCTAATCATGgaagtttatacatgtataaccgtgggtgatacttccatggtgtgATTTTTATCATTCAACCTGTACAATATTCAAAGACCTTATTGGTAAAAGAACGGGTATTTAAGACGGGCACAATATACTAATATCATGATGTTATGCGATCAGTCGGCGTTCTGCGTGAATCATGGTACGTAAAGTGCAATTGGGCTGCTAGAATGTTCTGTTAGTAACAAACTTAGGGATTGTTTACTCTGGTTTAAGTTTATAAGAGATCTAAGTGGCCTCACACAGCTTCAGAGTCGACTTTGTCAAGAGAAGTATAGTCCCTTGTCGGAGGGCGCACTGTATAAGGAGATATGACGGGGGTGGggccatggggggggggggacaagaCCACTGGCACCTGTCCCTTCAAATTCTGTACAGGAAAATGTGGTCAACCTTTTTTCTCTCGGTTACTATTAGCCTCCCAATATACCGGCATAAGGTCTATTGATATCACCTGACACAGACAGGGCCTCCTGGCACCGACACAAGTCTACGGACTATATACGATCTCACCACTTTTTCGCAATCACTCCGCACTCAGATATTTCACATAAAAGAACCCACATTTGTGTTCAAATATTTCTCAAGTTCAAATAAAAAGATTAGAAACAGCTCGtagacttgagcaagtctacAAGAACACATAGCATAGTTGTTTGCTTCGAAGAGCAAGGACGGGCTGCAGTGTTATGAATGGGGTCCCACTAGTGCTTATGAAATGTCTTCTGTTTCTGTTTGAAATTTATCAGACGTTTTACCACTCTCCAACACCTGTATTGGTTATCACAGTTCCGATAGCTGTCGACGTGCCGAGATAAACAGTGCATATATGGATATGTCTGTCTACGAATTTCCACTTTATGTGAGTCCTATAGATACTTATGAATTTAAACAATCACGATTTCTTTATCGTGCCTCGGAGATTTTAATGCCGAGACTGGcaacgtatacatacatacatacatacatacatacatacatacatacatacatacatacatacatacatacatacatacatacatacatacatacatacatacatacatacatacatacatacatacatacatacatacatacatacatacatacatacatacatacatacatacatacatacatacaaacaaacaaacgaagtAATAATTAGTCTGATAAGATAACTTCACGAAAACAACTGGtggtttatttacatattactattattagaaTATTCAgctgttttcaatattttattcccaCATTCATCATATTGATAGATGCACGTGATGCGACATGTAAAGAGGAGAGCCCGgcagggggagggggttgtctCCACTTCCCGGAATTTAAAGTGGGGGCGGGGCGGTGGGCGATCCTTTGACTATTAACCACAAACTTTATGTTTATCATATATAGAGGAAAGTTTTTTTGTGAACAAGaggtatacatttgtaaattctTGTAAATTCCTGGTCAAATTTGACAAGACGCACAGAGTACATAACGGAATAGGAGTGTCACCCCCGTGAGATATCCGGCAGATATATAAAACTTCATATCGTTATTTGGAACATCTTGTGTCTGTCACTGAGGTATATAGAGCTTGCAGTATGAAGATTGTGTTGTTGATTCTGTGCGTAGCTGTGACGGCATTTGGTAAATGTCTCAGTATAAGTAACCAATACCTAACACTTTTAacgtggtggcagtggtggatTAAGTCCTTTAAACCATAGATTCGAGGACTGGTTTTCCATTTCCATGTAtgacatgtttttgaaatattttgatggaGAGGAttatgttttagagaaagagtAACTTTTTAGCACGATGGAATCGGGGGATGGTCATATTTATGCAACAGTCCAGGCCTGAGTGTCCCCCCTCGACCCTCCCCCCTTTAATTACTGAATGCTCCCGTACGAACGGTTACATGTAATCGACATCTTCTCCTCCACACCAGTATTGATTATACGTGACTATGTTTCAAAGTTGCCCACAGCTTTTAGTTTGATTCATAACATGAATTAAGCACGTACGGTTTATGTTTGATTTTGTTTCTATAGCCGATACTCAGTGTGATAACAGAAATGGGCAATGCCAGGACGACAGTCAACATTGCGATGGCTGGTACGAGACTGGATTATGTGACGGGCCAGCCAGCAGAAAATGCTGTGTACCGCCAGGTGGTGAGTATCTCAAACGCTATCGTATACACTTATTGTACGATTTTTGTTTCGtttagttatacatgtatttatgttttgCAATATTGTAACGTTTCCGATTACAGTAACGATTAATCCATTATTAAAAGGGTACAAACTAAGAAATCTCATCGTCATAAAACTAGTCTTTTTAACGGCATTATTCCCTCCTATGgtgagcaatttttttttccaaaaaaaggACGTGTAGGATTCCTTCATCGTCGTAAGCCACATCCTCCTTTACGGCACCGCCCAGCGGCTTTATTTCGCAGtatcgcggaagaaataacggctctggtttgcgagaatggattCCATTTTGCGGCATAAAATTTAAAACCAGATTATTGAAAGCTATAGACTTGAATAATGTCTTGAATATCCCAGTTTTACTCTGGGTACATTTATCATATAGCTATATTGTCTATTATATTAACCCAAAAGTGAAATtaaggcagacacacacattcgccCCTCTTCTTTCCCCTCCTCTGCTTTCCTCTCCTGTCCTTTCAtttcctctcctctcctcttaTTTTACAGATGACTCTTCTTGTGAAAATCGCGGGGGAAAATGTCAGGACGACAAGTTGGCGTGTAACGGAAGGTATGAGAGTGGTCTCTGCTCTGGTCCTAACGACAGACGATGCTGCCTACCTGTGACTGGATGTAAGTTTATACAATGTGGTGTGATAATAGTAATTTTGTCATGCACATGCAATGTAAGGTATGGGAGTGGTCTCTGCTCTGGTCCTAACGACAGACGATGCTGCCTACCTATGACTGGATGTAAGTTTAGACAATGTGGTGTGATAATAGTAATTTTGTCATGCACATGCAATGTAAGGTATGGGAGTGGTCTCTGCTCTGGTCCTAACGACAGACGATGCTGCCTACCTATGACTGGCTGTAAGTTTAGACAATGTGGTGTGATAATAGTAATTTTGTCATGCACATGCAATGTAAGGTATGAGAGTGGTCTCTGCTCTGGTCCTAACGACAGACGATGCTGCCTACCTATGACTGGATGTAAGTTTAGACAATGTGGTGTGATAATAGTAATTTTGTCATGCACATGCAATGTAAGGTATGAGAGTGGTCTCTGCTCTGGTCCTAACGACAGACGATGCTGCCTACCTATGACTGGATGTAAGTTTAGACAATGTGGTGTGATAATAGTaattttgtcatgtacatgcaaTGTAAGGTATGAGAGTGGTCTCTGCTCTGGTCCTAACGACAGACGATGCTGCCTACCTCTGACTGGATGTAAGTTTAGACAATGTGGTGTGATAATAGTAATTTTGTCATGCACATGCAATGTAAGGTATGAGAGTGGTCTCTGCTCTGGTCCTAATGATAGACCGTATCATGATAATGGAAAGTTTTAATGTAATGAAAGGTACGAAGGTGGTCTTTGTCCTGTTCCTTGCGATAGACGATACTACTTACTAGTACCTAATGTggtaagtatatatacatgtatatacattgtacttacttAGTGTGCCAGTTCGGTTTCCGGAGAAAGATATATGTTCGAAACTCCTATGTGTATAGAGATCATTAGCCGAGAATCCAGACAAATGGGgattatgaatatgaattttgatttccccgtctcaaccccccccccccccccccattcgaATGGACTCCAGACTAAGAGATCTTTGAATATCGATTCAAATATTCAGCTTTCACTTTCGGCTAATGCTACTTTCTACAGCGTGTAGTATGATAAGTGTTGACATATTCACCTTTCACCTAAGTTTAATagtgtttgatttatttatacTTTCTGCAGCATGCAGTTTAATCAACATGATCAGTCGTGCTGAATGGGGAGCCCGTTCTCCAAATGGCCGTAGTTTCATGAATGTACCCGTGCAATATACCTTCATACACCACACCGTTGGCAACAGATGTTTCACTCAAAGTGCATGCAGTGCCGAATGCCGTTCAATCCAAAATTGGCATATGGATGGCAATGGTAGGTAAACTTACTAGTTAAAATACACAGATTGCGTGTTTGATCTTAATATCAAGTTGATTGTGTAATATAATTTAGTGTGCATACCAAAATCTCAATGTGTACACTCtaatacgtatgtatgtatgtatgtatgtatgtatgtatgcatgcatgcatgcatgcatgcatgcatggatggatggatggatggatggatgtatgtatgtatgtatgtatgtatgtatgtatgtatgtatgtatgtatgtatgtatgtatgtatgtatgtatctatgtatccatgtgtgtgtgcgtgcatgcgtgcgtgcgtgcgtgcatgtatgtatgtatgtatgtatgtatgtatgtatgtatgtatgtatgtacactctAAAGATTTTGACGCTTAGGACGCGTCCCATGTGTTCAGTTTAGCTTCGTGTGTGTCCAAACATGAAACACTATAGTGTTCAG from Glandiceps talaboti chromosome 18, keGlaTala1.1, whole genome shotgun sequence includes:
- the LOC144449551 gene encoding aspartoacylase-like, which produces MPSIVCYLTPAVCRVGHVVRVLPIRKLHHSYKMTSLKPIRRVGILGGTHGNELSGVYLVKQWLKDKTPVTRNTFETTVCISNPKAVEKCVRYIDTDLNRVFTDDNLRCDGNSSQYELNRGKELNRIFGPKHSPESYDFLVDLHNTTSNMQNSLMIHNTEDPVIVNLVNYIIQNLKQSLNYVFITGNAYHTSRTVATHGLGIEIGPQAHGTLVAEVYQRMEKITHHVLDFIEKYNQGEEFPACSLEAHRILEKIDFPRDDNGDLTAMIHPKLQGQDWQPLKPGDPMFLTFQGETICYQGNQTIYPAFINEASYYEKHLAFWAMEKVEVSAPTLKVQK
- the LOC144449329 gene encoding peptidoglycan-recognition protein SC2-like, whose amino-acid sequence is MKIVLLILCVAVTAFADTQCDNRNGQCQDDSQHCDGWYETGLCDGPASRKCCVPPGDDSSCENRGGKCQDDKLACNGRYESGLCSGPNDRRCCLPSGLCSACSLINMISRAEWGARSPNGRSFMNVPVQYTFIHHTVGNRCFTQSACSAECRSIQNWHMDGNGWSDIGYSFLVGEDGNAYEGRGWGVVGAHTSGYNSVSHAISYMGDFTNTLPDTKSLDIGQLIIDCGIDNGNIRSNYNLGGHRDVGATSCPGNTLYTEIQTWPNYGL